A region from the Patescibacteria group bacterium genome encodes:
- a CDS encoding S1C family serine protease: MKKVLPKNLASLLLTILILFLIIQNPLPIAKVLYKLAPIARAEEIIRYFEEEAIMDAVETVNKSVVEIIVSQETKTENLTISQEKGKATGIIISKEGLILTNKHVLNKGNAYKIIVNDKTVFGAEIDVKSPINDLALLKIDAKGLMPAKLGDSKALKLGQTVLAIGYAKGEFSKTVTRGVVSGLTRAFVAGDNGKWEQLTDLIQTDAMINNGSSGGPLINIKGEVIGITTAMDESARAINFALPIHRAKPMIEFYQKTGRYEPAWLGVYYVPVNDELKNQLNLPYNYGAYLTNDEDNKYNGILPNSPAESAGLQKDDLILEINGIKIDENNPLADIIQKYQANTLISLRIYRNGIQLSKNVTLGKWPEELDPLKP, encoded by the coding sequence ATGAAAAAAGTATTGCCCAAAAATTTAGCCTCATTATTATTAACAATTCTTATCCTGTTTTTAATCATCCAAAATCCCTTGCCAATAGCCAAGGTCCTCTACAAACTCGCGCCAATAGCCCGGGCCGAGGAAATAATCCGTTATTTTGAGGAAGAGGCGATTATGGACGCCGTAGAGACTGTTAATAAATCAGTGGTGGAAATTATTGTTAGTCAGGAAACCAAAACTGAAAATTTAACAATTAGCCAGGAAAAGGGCAAGGCAACTGGAATTATTATTTCAAAAGAAGGATTGATTTTAACTAACAAACACGTCCTAAATAAAGGCAATGCTTATAAAATAATAGTTAATGACAAAACTGTATTTGGAGCCGAAATAGACGTTAAAAGCCCGATTAATGATTTGGCTTTGTTAAAAATTGACGCCAAGGGCTTGATGCCTGCCAAATTAGGCGATTCTAAAGCTTTAAAGCTCGGGCAAACAGTTTTAGCAATTGGTTATGCTAAAGGCGAATTTAGTAAAACCGTAACTCGCGGCGTGGTTAGCGGTCTTACCAGGGCCTTTGTTGCTGGCGACAATGGCAAATGGGAACAATTAACTGATTTAATCCAAACTGACGCTATGATCAATAACGGTAGCAGTGGCGGGCCATTGATCAATATCAAAGGCGAGGTTATTGGCATTACCACAGCCATGGATGAAAGCGCCAGGGCCATAAATTTTGCTCTGCCAATTCATCGCGCCAAACCCATGATTGAGTTTTATCAAAAAACCGGCCGGTATGAGCCTGCTTGGTTAGGGGTTTATTATGTGCCAGTTAACGACGAATTAAAAAACCAGCTTAATTTGCCTTATAACTACGGGGCTTACTTAACTAATGATGAAGACAACAAGTATAATGGCATTTTGCCAAATTCACCAGCCGAGAGCGCGGGTCTTCAAAAAGATGATTTAATTCTGGAAATTAATGGCATTAAAATTGATGAAAACAATCCTTTGGCTGATATAATTCAAAAATATCAAGCAAACACGCTGATTAGCTTAAGGATTTACAGAAATGGCATTCAGCTTTCAAAAAATGTGACTTTAGGAAAATGGCCAGAGGAGTTGGATCCGTTGAAGCCCTAA